In a single window of the Drosophila miranda strain MSH22 chromosome XL, D.miranda_PacBio2.1, whole genome shotgun sequence genome:
- the LOC108153392 gene encoding dynein regulatory complex protein 1 homolog, giving the protein MDDDDEVEINPDTDLLSEPSIGEEEEVETDAEALDSWESFHEHIDALIVNEQCDAPIRKLDERRRTVLNRVRHQFQTAPKGTAERCATEKPLIDQQLELSSQRLDELVRFGDELVSNVRVANERRELNRRMFESQQQSMTQMQLQRESIETMAKFEDIKARWTELEEINEPMMLWDQIEEQKKRIAEIMQRKDEMIDACQKEVDRINAKYDFDRERQSQDLCCLVERVDHQVEVLKEAYKQHLKMLRHTIEEERQLFAVSAVEKWRTFFDALNKNFDEKANLVRSRQQFYANQTQHINESQEELTKSTRIRLEKECERLELELRRTRDNVLMNSEKLDYNYQVLQKRNEENVIINNQQKRRVARLHESIGRIRRALKNLQLSGKRNIERLSQDIYKLHANIHDMETKAHQARLNNKDKFNRIWEINFKELNQLVDRVYHIDRIIHEQQLALDWQRPIPPIRNINKSRQKHNNVLERFDLRIGRLPKNRVLPQDGAKFKPDIKELPVESLRLMRNLVRKLADRGGFLIEQRLIKILEPYSEEDKCLVRLDNIFAALRIQRLSDIQELTQVFLPYTYCPNCQPGGLSPRKCAEVFMKHQTSSRLDPDVQAQMDDQDLHREQEHHIDTFKVKGFEASKGCKNHYLVMEPALCLHAMNLYTTKMHKQMYHNMPGRQSIAVNLIPFSDKDIRNFWRQFAGCFPPAKCKLWKTLEHGLNHYVEVLKMRVQYDAEVVFLRRQNDELRHLLQKFKV; this is encoded by the coding sequence ATGGATGACGACGATGAAGTCGAGATCAATCCAGACACGGATCTGCTCAGCGAGCCCAGCATCGGcgaggaggaggaagtggAGACGGACGCCGAAGCCCTAGACAGCTGGGAGAGCTTCCACGAGCACATCGATGCGCTCATCGTAAACGAACAATGCGATGCACCCATACGCAAACTGGACGAACGTCGCCGGACTGTACTGAACCGGGTGCGCCATCAGTTCCAAACCGCACCGAAGGGAACAGCCGAGCGTTGTGCGACAGAGAAGCCGCTGATCGATCAACAGCTGGAGTTGTCCAGCCAGCGGCTAGACGAGCTGGTACGTTTCGGGGACGAACTGGTCAGCAATGTGCGTGTGGCCAACGAGCGGCGTGAGCTGAACCGGCGGATGTTCGAGTCCCAGCAGCAGTCCATGACACAAATGCAGCTGCAACGCGAGAGCATCGAGACGATGGCCAAATTCGAGGACATTAAGGCACGCTGGACGGAACTGGAGGAAATAAACGAGCCGATGATGCTCTGGGATCAGATCGAGGAGCAAAAAAAGCGCATCGCTGAGATAATGCAGCGAAAGGATGAGATGATTGACGCCTGCCAAAAGGAGGTAGATCGCATAAATGCCAAATACGACTTCGATCGGGAGCGCCAGTCCCAAGACCTGTGCTGCCTAGTAGAGCGCGTCGACCACCAGGTGGAGGTGCTGAAGGAGGCCTACAAGCAGCATCTGAAAATGCTTCGTCACACTATCGAGGAGGAGCGTCAGCTGTTCGCCGTCAGTGCCGTGGAGAAATGGCGAACCTTCTTCGATGCCCTCAACAAGAACTTTGATGAGAAGGCCAATCTGGTGCGCTCCCGTCAGCAGTTCTATGCCAATCAGACCCAGCACATCAACGAGTCCCAGGAGGAGTTGACCAAGAGCACACGCATCCGCCTGGAAAAGGAGTGCGAGCGCTTGGAGCTTGAGCTACGACGCACGCGCGATAACGTCCTGATGAACTCGGAGAAGCTCGATTATAACTACCAGGTTCTGCAAAAGCGCAACGAGGAGAACGTGATAATCAACAACCAGCAGAAGCGGCGGGTGGCCCGCCTCCATGAGTCGATTGGACGCATCCGTCGCGCCCTGAAGAATCTTCAGCTTTCGGGCAAGCGGAACATAGAACGTCTGTCGCAGGACATCTATAAGCTGCACGCCAATATCCATGACATGGAGACGAAGGCTCACCAGGCGCGCCTCAACAACAAGGATAAGTTCAACCGCATCTGGGAGATCAACTTCAAGGAGCTGAATCAGCTTGTAGATCGTGTCTACCACATCGACCGCATCATTcacgagcagcagctggcccTTGACTGGCAGCGGCCCATTCCTCCGATACGCAACATAAACAAATCGCGCCAGAAGCACAACAACGTCTTGGAGCGATTCGATTTGCGTATAGGTCGGCTGCCCAAGAACCGGGTGCTGCCCCAAGATGGAGCCAAGTTCAAGCCGGACATAAAGGAGCTGCCCGTAGAATCGTTGCGTCTGATGCGGAACTTGGTCCGAAAGCTGGCGGACCGCGGTGGCTTCCTCATCGAGCAGCGCCTGATCAAGATACTCGAGCCCTACTCGGAGGAGGACAAGTGCCTGGTGCGACTGGACAACATATTCGCGGCTCTGCGAATTCAGCGGCTGTCCGATATACAGGAGCTGACGCAGGTCTTTCTGCCCTACACGTACTGTCCAAATTGCCAGCCGGGCGGACTGAGTCCGCGCAAGTGCGCCGAGGTCTTCATGAAACACCAGACTTCGAGCCGACTCGACCCGGACGTACAGGCTCAGATGGACGACCAGGATTTGCATCGCGAACAGGAGCACCATATAGATACGTTCAAGGTGAAGGGGTTTGAAGCGTCCAAAGGCTGCAAGAACCACTATCTGGTGATGGAGCCGGCCCTCTGCTTGCACGCCATGAATCTCTACACGACCAAGATGCACAAGCAAATGTACCACAACATGCCCGGCCGCCAATCGATCGCTGTCAATTTAATCCCGTTTTCCGATAAAGATATCCGCAATTTCTGGCGCCAGTTTGCCGGCTGCTTCCCTCCGGCCAAATGCAAGCTGTGGAAGACCCTCGAGCATGGCCTCAATCACTACGTGGAGGTGCTGAAGATGCGTGTCCAGTACGACGCGGAGGTTGTGTTCCTGCGCCGCCAGAATGATGAGCTGCGCCATCTGCTGCAGAAGTTCAAAGTATAA
- the LOC108153395 gene encoding transcriptional repressor CTCF produces MNLDMSEIIEFVLPPSDYPNEDNDISVGNVDTVNEDATYVVLEGLSNEYDEDFLIVNEELHEDELQLEEPDLDQQLDSDTEYLAQDQYVVTELPSETEEMIEEDDECDDGENDYEQFYTQPSVFEEADEPEPEPEPEPEPEPEPESELDRDSTLEPEPELESESPPVPVKKFKANAQSVVRTYNNFLDEDEPPQYIEPSKKLLDVFKGPRRYLLFDDLLATIVDFDENTTPIVEFSMSTGVLDDKLPVECGICPDVMHKSKLSKHQKLHLVPGSNRYSCIYCAETYRDCKYLAGHARRHMGIRPYVCHVCKLYFSTKQDLRVHNQRRHQKKEHICELCGKSFAQNTQLKRHREATHEKKRRFQCHSCQKAYYKNFSLQEHIRNVHMGKRRMLKCPFCGMQCRDAHKMARHRKEMHLNQDSFVCHLCQEEFTDINYFDAHKRSIQCRTNTKRYVKELHPGASGSGDASGLAENDEDAMGLEEDFDEDAGLLLEEANPDDPDDNDYANGAYFQEVDPRYIQISDYDGQMVDGVVLDEEDPEEDSFNEQKYHTTIQRDSQQEHSFGQETNADELIYEITLKTEDHHI; encoded by the coding sequence ATGAATCTGGATATGTCTGAAATAATTGAGTTTGTGCTGCCTCCAAGCGACTATCCCAATGAAGACAATGACATTTCTGTGGGTAATGTGGATACCGTCAACGAGGACGCTACCTATGTTGTTTTGGAAGGTCTGAGCAATGAATACGATGAGGATTTTCTCATCGTCAACGAGGAACTCCACGAAGATGAGTTGCAGTTAGAGGAGCCCGACCTTGACCAACAGCTGGACAGCGATACGGAGTATCTGGCGCAGGACCAGTATGTGGTGACTGAGCTACCGTCCGAAACCGAGGAGATGATCGAAGAAGACGACGAATGCGACGACGGCGAGAATGATTACGAGCAGTTCTACACACAACCGTCTGTTTTCGAAGAGGCAGacgagcccgagcccgagccaGAGCCTGAGCCCGAGCCGGAACCGGAACCGGAATCAGAGCTGGACCGAGACTCTACTCTAGAGCCCGAACCCGAGCTGGAGTCAGAGTCGCCTCCAGTGCCAGTCAAGAAATTCAAAGCCAATGCACAAAGCGTTGTACGGACCTACAACAACTTCCTCGACGAGGACGAGCCCCCACAGTATATCGAACCCAGCAAAAAATTGCTCGATGTGTTCAAGGGACCTCGCCGATATCTGCTATTTGACGACCTCTTGGCCACAATTGTCGACTTCGATGAGAACACCACACCGATTGTGGAGTTTTCAATGAGCACCGGTGTGCTGGACGACAAGCTCCCCGTCGAGTGCGGCATATGCCCAGATGTGATGCATAAGTCCAAGCTGTCCAAGCATCAAAAATTGCATCTGGTACCTGGAAGTAATCGTTATTCTTGCATCTATTGTGCGGAAACGTATCGTGATTGTAAATACCTGGCCGGTCATGCCCGTCGACACATGGGCATACGTCCGTACGTCTGTCACGTATGCAAATTGTATTTCTCTACCAAGCAGGATCTGCGAGTACACAACCAGCGACGACACCAGAAGAAGGAGCACATCTGCGAGCTGTGCGGCAAATCGTTTGCCCAGAACACGCAGCTCAAGCGCCATCGGGAAGCTACACACGAGAAGAAGCGTCGTTTCCAGTGCCACAGCTGCCAGAAGGCCTACTACAAGAACTTCTCATTGCAGGAGCATATACGAAACGTGCACATGGGAAAGCGCCGAATGCTGAAGTGTCCGTTCTGTGGTATGCAGTGTCGCGACGCGCACAAGATGGCTCGCCATCGCAAGGAGATGCACCTCAATCAGGACTCGTTCGTATGCCACCTATGCCAAGAGGAGTTCACCGATATCAATTATTTCGATGCGCACAAGCGTTCCATTCAGTGCCGCACCAACACCAAGCGTTATGTCAAGGAGCTCCATCCGGGGGCGTCCGGCTCCGGGGACGCAAGTGGACTGGCCGAGAACGATGAGGACGCAATGGGCCTGGAGGAAGATTTCGATGAGGATGCTGGTCTGCTGCTCGAAGAGGCGAATCCCGATGATCCGGACGATAATGATTATGCGAATGGTGCCTATTTCCAAGAGGTTGATCCGCGGTATATCCAGATATCTGACTATGATGGCCAGATGGTTGATGGCGTTGTTCTGGACGAAGAAGACCCAGAAGAAGATTCTTTCAACGAGCAAAAATACCATACCACTATCCAACGGGACAGCCAGCAGGAGCATTCCTTTGGACAAGAAACAAATGCTGATGAGCTGATTTATGAAATCACTCTGAAGACTGAGGATCATCACATTTAA
- the LOC108165085 gene encoding uncharacterized protein LOC108165085, with amino-acid sequence MFFFSFFFGFGLHRGLLPLAAVIGLLHLPQFVCHASWATRTTLTAATTTVTATSTDASPSTSPAQAPTPTLAPSAVPSMQIQRLQVNCSREMLDMQLLLSRPFRGLLYAKDFPLECRSSGKDSTHLQLRIPTSGCGVRADPLADGGIEYTVRVMLQMEQKLRQSTDILSSVRCQLPPKAMGMPLPGVPGLRTDSGRERNARMRALAAASAIHLASSTVPSTVAHHHHHHNQHMDTPRVRIWLELGGPNGTGSVEVGVPTTLTVRAIVPGTIGVRVVDCAALDGLGESTQQLLDARGCPIDEQVMPALHIHHKPAEEGWSKQHEEDLVERTFAATFPAFKFPDRERLHVSCGVQLCKGKCPNLNCRLAEQQQQQLQLSADQHLARIEVFNSLAVTAPQIEVDRLRYDRRYNMSVEDYPPHVRPLPGEGTLCLSISKLAISFCILGLIFLVAVIVAIFSLIRTRRRERRHGARLGFGLGLGLGSGTGTGTGTGIAGTSTSNSSSRLHRDRAEICTSMFSSSSESAQSQPRFGGKFLMPYYPNALPYGRVY; translated from the exons ATGttcttcttctccttcttctttggctttggcctccACCGCGGGCTGCTGCCACTTGCCGCCGTTATCGGCCTGCTGCATCTGCCGCAATTTGTGTGTCATGCTAGCTGGGCAACCAGAACGACGCTAACCGCCGCCACTACCACCGTCACTGCCACTTCCACTGACGCCTCCCCATCCACCAGCCCAGCCCaagccccaaccccaaccctaGCCCCATCTGCAGTCCCATCTATGCAAATCCAGCGGCTGCAAGTGAACTGCAGTAGGGAAATGCTGGATATGCAGCTGCTGCTGAGCCGACCCTTTCGCGGCCTGCTCTATGCCAAGGACTTTCCGCTGGAGTGTCGGTCCAGCGGCAAAGACTCCACTCACCTGCAGCTGCGCATCCCCACCTCCGGCTGTGGCGTACGTGCCGATCCCCTAGCCGACGGCGGCATAGAGTACACCGTGCGGGTGATGCTCCAGATGGAGCAAAAGCTGCGCCAAAGCACGGACATCCTCAGCTCGGTTAGGTGTCAGTTGCCGCCCAAGGCCATGGGCATGCCGCTGCCTGGAGTGCCAGGTCTGCGGACGGACAGTGGTCGGGAGAG GAATGCAAGAATGCGTGCCTTGGCTGCAGCGTCTGCCATCCATCTGGCCTCCTCTACGGTCCCATCTACAGTggctcatcatcatcatcatcataatcAACATATGGACACGCCGCGCGTTCGGATTTGGCTTGAACTGGGCGGTCCCAATGGCACTGGCTCTGTGGAGGTGGGCGTGCCTACCACCCTAACCGTACGCGCCATTGTACCCGGCACAATCGGGGTCCGTGTGGTGGATTGTGCGGCACTCGATGGACTGGGAGAGTCCACGCAGCAGTTGCTCGATGCACGCGGCTGTCCCATTGACGAGCAG GTAATGCCCGCTCTACACATACACCACAAGCCCGCAGAGGAGGGCTGGTCAAAGCAGCACGAGGAAGATCTGGTCGAGCGCACTTTTGCGGCCACATTTCCCGCCTTCAAGTTTCCCGATCGCGAGCGCCTTCATGTCAGCTGTGGCGTGCAGCTATGCAAGGGGAAGTGTCCGAAT TTGAATTGTCGCCTcgccgagcagcagcagcagcagctgcaactgAGTGCCGACCAGCACCTGGCACGCATCGAGGTGTTCAACTCGCTGGCCGTGACTGCGCCGCAGATCGAAGTGGATCGCCTGCGCTACGACCGGCGGTACAACATGAGCG TGGAGGACTATCCACCCCATGTGCGGCCCCTGCCGGGTGAGGGCACTCTCTGCCTGTCCATCTCCAAGCTGGCCATTTCGTTCTGTATTCTTGGATTGATCTTCCTGGTGGCCGTCATTGTGGCCATCTTTTCACTGATACGGACCCGTCGCCGAGAGCGTCGTCATGGCGCTCGATTGGGCTTCGGCTTGGGACTCGGACTGGgcagtggcactggcactggcacggGTACGGGCATAGCCGGAACGAGCACAtcgaacagcagcagccgcctaCATCGGGATCGTGCCGAAATCTGCACATCAATGTTCTCCTCGAGCAGCGAATCggcccagtcccagccccGCTTTGGGGGCAAGTTTTTAATGCCGTATTATCCCAATGCCCTGCCCTATGGCCGGGTCTATTAG
- the LOC108156589 gene encoding WD repeat-containing protein 46 produces the protein MSKVPPKGRAKPKAPHKRYFDTESAAADGDASGLQPVKLKRKNQQNFVGDFIKMQAQSKVRKPLRPPKVNAEASDPAEAQKSQVPPELLAKYSRGEKVEARGVKTRHFKEQQERREVYLDYATEQAARTELLLQETAGQLGADDGEITAEYRQEQIAENVDLQSAAKHFSLQMEFGPYTMRYSKNGRHLLLGGRRGHVAAFDWVTKKLHCEFNVMESVADVQWLHVPTMYAVAQKSWVYFYDKKGTELHCVKRLTNVNRLDFLPYHFLLAAGNSSGYASWLDVSIGELVGNFNTGLGDIRILRHNPSNGVLCVGGSRGVVSMWSPKVREPLAKLLCHSTAMTAMTVDPKGQHLVTAGLDRTVKVWDIRMLNDQPLALFRLRLPANELDVSQRGMLALSQGTYLETYTDLLSGGGTGDRSKLPYLRQRCDAFVHGLRFCPYEDVLGVSTAKGFHSLLVPGSGEPNYDALEDNPYETSKQRREHEVHALLEKIPPELITLDPNEITGVDAPTLQEKVDAKRQLFHLKPPAIRMNSRRKMKGRGGSAKASRNKQIVKDIKRKEFIAEVREAKKSVIRQHSSKEAGDDAKPRPKPPRSVLDRFKPKPQKKHKT, from the exons ATGTCCAAGGTCCCGCCAAAAGGGCGTGCGAAGCCCAAGGCACCCCACAAACGTTACTTCGACACAGAGAGTGCCGCTGCCGATGGCGACGCCTCTGGACTGCAACCAGTCAAATTGAAGcgcaaaaatcaacaaaaTTTTGTGGGAGATTTCATCAAAATGCAAGCGCAGTCCAAAGTCAGGAAGCCACTACGTCCACCCAAGGTCAATGCCGAGGCGTCTGACCCAGCCGAAGCCCAAAAGAGCCAGGTACCACCGGAGCTGCTGGCCAAATACTCACGTGGCGAAAAGGTAGAGGCGCGCGGCGTCAAGACCAGACACTTTAAGGAGCAGCAAGAGCGCAGGGAGGTGTACCTGGACTATGCCACTGAGCAGGCGGCACGCacagagctgctgctgcaggaaACTGCCGGCCAGCTGGGAGCCGATGATGGGGAAATAACGGCCGAGTATCGTCAGGAGCAGATTGCCGAAAATGTGGATCTGCAGTCGGCGGCCAAGCACTTTAGTCTCCAAATGGAGTTTGGCCCATACACCATGCGCTACTCAAAGAACGGCCGTCATCTGCTTCTGGGCGGCAGGCGAGGCCATGTCGCCGCCTTTGATTGGGTGACCAAGAAGCTGCACTGCGAATTCAATGTGATGGAGAGCGTTGCCGATGTCCAGTGGCTGCATGTGCCCACCATGTATGCGGTGGCCCAGAAGAGCTGGGTCTACTTCTACGACAAGAAAGGCACGGAGCTGCACTGCGTCAAGCGTCTGACAAATGTGAACCGGCTTGATTTTCTGCCCTACCACTTCCTTCTGGCTGCCGGCAACAGTTCGGGCTATGCCTCCTGGCTGGACGTCTCCATAGGCGAGCTGGTGGGCAATTTCAACACCGGCCTGGGCGACATACGGATCCTGCGACACAATCCCAGCAACGGTGTCCTGTGCGTGGGCGGCAGTCGTGGCGTAGTCTCCATGTGGTCGCCCAAAGTGCGTGAGCCGCTGGCGAAGCTGCTCTGCCACTCGACAGCCATGACGGCCATGACTGTAGATCCCAAGGGTCAGCATCTGGTCACCGCTGGCCTGGATCGCACCGTCAAGGTCTGGGACATCCGCATGCTCAACGACCAGCCCCTGGCTCTCTTCCGCCTGCGTCTGCCCGCCAACGAGCTGGATGTGTCACAGCGTGGCATGCTGGCCCTGTCCCAGGGCACCTATCTGGAGACGTACACGGATCTGCTGTCCGGCGGCGGCACAGGGGATCGCAGCAAGCTGCCCTATCTTCGCCAGCGCTGTGATGCCTTTGTCCATGGTTTGCGCTTCTGTCCATACGAGGATGTTTTGGGGGTATCCACGGCCAAGGGCTTCCATTCGTTGCTGGTGCCCGGCTCCGGTGAGCCCAACTACGATGCCCTCGAGGACAATCCCTATGAGACATCCAAGCAGCGGCGCGAGCACGAGGTGCATGCCTTGCTCGAAAAGATTCCCCCCGAGCTGATCACCCTGGATCCCAACGAGATCACCGGCGTCGATGCGCCCACGTTGCAGGAGAAGGTCGATGCCAAGCGACAGCTATTCCACCTCAAGCCGCCAGCCATACGCATGAATTCCCGTCGCAAGATGAAGGGTCGTGGCGGCTCTGCTAAGGCGTCGCGCAACAAGCAAATTGTGAAAGATATCAAGCGAAAG GAGTTCATAGCGGAGGTGAGGGAGGCCAAGAAGAGCGTGATCAGGCAGCACAGCAGCAAGGAGGCAGGagacgacgccaagccaaggCCAAAGCCCCCGCGCTCTGTACTGGATAGGTTCAAGCCCAAGCCCCAAAAGAAGCACAAGACCTGA
- the LOC108156583 gene encoding testis-expressed protein 10 homolog has product MGGHHKKNLRAEKAKVKLKGAKLPKGLNVTKTDFKVRKIEIREQLKETSYTETGLRQFNLKETLSRLKHHSFKFRTDAMRNVRESVKSGQADHLIGHLNELFQGIAAGALDMERSVRLESFKTLDVLLEVLTPQAVTPFFHVISTYLKCAMTHIHPTIQEDSLLMLDVLIQRVPPSLLAERSASTIVGNFIDMISRSRHDNEKSNRTLTMNLGHGKQTTVKWRTKVLLRLQQILGTLAQHSAKTASTKYPVHVVQFDENRANYYGLLSPYAQDTRDLYAILHEPKLSAEGTQLQTYVEQLMPLLHDSWLEVRPQQQQPLLPPDAAASLYVVVKLISQLWTLINQHEEVNSTNELSIWLRRNHSEKFLKNFLDQDGRRFPYQQMPQTQTQTQKQGKKLAKDKGPADGGEQCLPQNLAIVQIACQFLPEPSEQQAVEFSHLVQYMNDTLKHLQKLTPEHQLPLVAALRSLLLENALALLNLIPDQLTSLLNASMQAYVEQRFATREGVATKMLSLLCEIVQTTDLYARFGGEKRFAVFLGYLPELLLKPTVAEGTLRAMATLCRQMNGFFMSALVKSSGDILGHLSQLQVTGSAQGDDKLENQRRVLNLFYYARTCDKKNQLKKALRQLAKAQQSTDEAGDGDDDSPTNDQIVSYLKSVLAYD; this is encoded by the coding sequence ATGGGAGGCCACCACAAGAAGAATTTGCGTGCCGAGAAGGCCAAAGTAAAGCTCAAGGGGGCCAAACTGCCCAAGGGTCTGAATGTGACCAAGACCGACTTCAAGGTGCGTAAGATCGAGATCCGTGAGCAGCTTAAGGAAACGTCGTACACCGAAACTGGTCTGCGGCAGTTCAACCTGAAGGAGACCCTGTCCCGACTGAAACATCACAGCTTCAAGTTCCGCACGGATGCCATGCGCAATGTACGCGAGTCGGTCAAGTCCGGCCAGGCCGATCATCTCATCGGCCATCTGAACGAGCTGTTCCAGGGCATCGCCGCTGGCGCTCTCGACATGGAGCGCAGTGTACGCCTGGAGTCCTTCAAGACACTCGATGTACTGCTAGAGGTGTTGACTCCCCAGGCTGTGACGCCGTTTTTCCATGTGATTTCCACCTACCTCAAATGCGCCATGACCCACATCCATCCCACCATTCAGGAGGATTCCCTGCTGATGCTGGACGTGCTGATCCAGCGAGTGCCACCCTCACTGCTGGCGGAGCGCAGTGCCAGCACTATTGTGGGAAACTTCATTGACATGATCTCGCGCTCCCGTCACGACAACGAGAAGTCAAACCGTACACTCACCATGAACCTGGGCCACGGCAAGCAGACGACCGTCAAGTGGCGGACCAAAGTGTTACTGCGCCTTCAGCAAATCCTCGGCACATTGGCGCAACACAGCGCCAAGACAGCCAGCACCAAATATCCAGTTCATGTCGTTCAATTTGATGAAAACCGTGCCAATTACTATGGTCTGCTCAGCCCGTACGCGCAAGACACCCGCGACTTGTATGCCATCCTGCACGAGCCCAAGCTGAGCGCGGAGGGCACCCAGCTGCAGACGTATGTGGAGCAACTGATGCCCCTGCTGCATGACAGTTGGCTGGAGGTGAGgccgcaacaacagcagccccTCCTCCCGCCGGATGCCGCGGCCAGCCTCTACGTTGTGGTCAAGCTGATAAGCCAGCTGTGGACGCTCATCAACCAGCATGAGGAAGTAAACAGCACCAACGAGCTGAGCATCTGGCTCAGGCGGAATCATTCTGAAAAGTTTCTAAAGAACTTCCTCGACCAGGACGGCCGGCGCTTCCCCTACCAGCAGATGCCTCAGACTCAAACTCAGACGCAGAAGCAAGGCAAGAAGTTGGCCAAGGACAAGGGTCCCGCCGACGGCGGCGAACAGTGCCTTCCCCAGAACCTAGCCATTGTCCAGATTGCCTGCCAGTTCCTCCCAGAACCGagcgagcagcaggctgtGGAATTTTCCCATCTGGTCCAGTACATGAACGACACACTGAAGCATCTGCAAAAGCTAACGCCGGAGCACCAGTTGCCGCTGGTCGCCGCCCTACGTTCGCTGTTGCTGGAGAATGCGCTGGCTTTGCTCAATCTGATACCAGACCAGTTGACGAGTCTCCTGAATGCCTCTATGCAGGCATATGTCGAGCAGCGCTTTGCCACACGCGAGGGTGTGGCCACCAAGATGTTGAGTCTGCTGTGCGAGATTGTGCAGACGACGGATCTGTATGCACGCTTTGGCGGCGAGAAGCGTTTCGCCGTCTTTCTTGGGTATCTGCCAGAGCTGCTGCTGAAGCCAACGGTGGCCGAAGGCACCCTGCGTGCCATGGCCACCCTTTGCCGCCAAATGAACGGCTTCTTCATGTCCGCCCTCGTCAAAAGCTCTGGTGATATCCTGGGCCACCTGTCGCAGCTTCAGGTTACGGGCAGTGCCCAAGGCGATGACAAGCTAGAGAATCAGAGGCGTGTTCTCAATCTATTTTACTATGCTCGGACATGTGACAAGAAAAACCAACTGAAGAAGGCTCTTCGGCAGCTGGCCAAGGCACAGCAGTCCACCGATGAAGCTGGCGATGGAGATGACGATTCCCCCACAAATGATCAAATCGTCAGCTACTTGAAGTCGGTGCTGGCCTATGACTAA